The Granulicella sp. 5B5 nucleotide sequence GCGGAAGCTGGCGGCTGTCGGTGAGGGTGACGAGTGCGCCGGGCGGGAGGTCGGCGGGAGTGCCTTCGCGATGAAGCTGTCATGCTTCGGTCGAGATGACGGGTTTTGTGGGTGGGCGGTGAAACATATCTCCTGTTCTACCTCGCTCCGGGGAATGACAAACTGAAAGGCAACAGCAACAGCAAACGCAGATTCCCTTCGGGAATGACAAAACCAAGAGGGCCAAAACAAGATGCGAGGTGATGGTTAGAGCAGTGTTGGTGCGTCGATGTGGAGGAGTTCGGCGATGGCGGCTACGACTAGCCCGTGGTCGTCGCGCTGGGGGAGGCCGCTGAGGATGATGCTGCCGACGAGGCCGGAGGCTGGTTCGGAGGGGTTGAGGGCTCTGAGGACGAGGGGGAAGCCGCCGCCGTGGGTGGCGTAGTCGGTGAGGGCGAGGCCGTGGCGGGCTTCGAGGGTTTGGCCGTCGTGCTCGAGCTGGCGGCCGATGGCGTAGCTGCTGCGGGCGAAGCGGCGGACGACGTTGCGCTTGCGGCGAATCCAGTCGGCCTGGCCGGGGGTGGCGCCGGGGGTGGTACAGCTAAAGAGGATGTGGCCGGCGAGGTCGATCTCGATGGAGCCGCCGGCCTTGCGCTCGATGAGTTTGGAGCGGAGGAGTGAGCCGAGCTGCCAGGCGGTGTCCGCGTTGAAGCTGGGGAATTGTAGGAGGGCTTCCTGTTGTGCGATGAGGGCGAGGTCGTTGGCGAGGGCTGCGGTGTCCGACATGGTGTGAGTAGTGTAGCTGGTGGGGTAAAACGAGAAGCAAACCCCGGGGCTAAAGCCACTTCTTCGTAGGGAGAGTTATGAGACCCGGCCCTGAAGGGCCGGGCTACCGGGTCGTGGCGCGGATGCTTGGGGGTTAGTCGCGGGAGCCTTTGTAGTTGACGAAGAGGTCGGGGAACTCGGCTTTGAGGTCGTCGATCTTGGGGCGGTCGCAGACCTGGATGTAGGGGTTGCCGGGGTTCTTGAGGGCGTAGTCCTGGTGGTACTCTTCGGCGCGGTAGAAGGCTTTGAGCGGGGTGACCTGGGTGACGATTCTGCCGTGGAAGACGTGGGCGGCGTCGAGCTGCGCGATGTAGGCGGTGGCGAGGCGGTGCTGGTCGTCGTTGGCGTAGAAGATGACGGAGCGGTAGCTGGTGCCGACGTCGTTGCCCTGGCGGTTGAGCTGGGTGGGGTCGTGCGCGACGGAGAAGAAGATGCGGAGGAGCGTGCCGTAGGTGATGACGGCGGGGTCGTAGGTGACTTCGACGGACTCAGCGTGGCCGGTGGTTTCGGTGGTGACCGCGTCGTAGGTGGCGGTGTTGGCGGTGCCTCCGGAGTAGCCTACGACGGTTTTGGTGACGCCTTTGACGCGCTCGAAGACAGCCTGCGTTCCCCAGAAGCAGCCGCCGGCGAAGACCGCTGTCTGCGTGCCGTGCGCTGTGGCGAGTGGGACGTCGGTGGTGGGCGCGGGGATGGGAGCCTTGGGCTTGGCGCTGGCGGCTGTGGTGATGACAGCCGCGGCAGTGAGCACGATGGCGGCGAAGGCGAAGAGTGGGAGGACACGGCGAAGTTGCATGGGAGACCTCGGGTGGGCGCGGTGGATGGCGCTCTCTGTTATGAGACACCAAAACTGCTGGGAAGATACAGGGTTGCTGTAGAGGGCGCCAGGGGTGAATGTTGCAGATGAGGTAGATAGAATGGTGCGATGGCTCGGCAACGTGCGAATCCGGAGTTTGTGGAGACCTCGCTGACAGGGCTGGGGCTGTTGGGGACGCCGATCTTCAATAAAGGCACGGCGTTTCCTGAGAGCGAGCGCGATGAGTTCAGCCTGCATGGGCTGCTGCCGCCGCAGGTGGGGACGCTGGACCAACAAGTTGCCCGGCGGATGAAGGCGTTCCGTGCGATCGCGCCTGCCGACGATCAGAGCCATGATGCGCAGTTTGCGCGCTACACGTTCATGCGCGATCTGCAGGATGTGAATGAGACGCTGTTCTATGCGCTGATCACAAGGAACATCGCGGAGATGCTGCCGGTGGTTTATACGCCGTCGGTGGGTGTGGGGTGCGAGCGGTTCAGCGAGATCTGGCGGAAGCCGCGCGGCGTGTTTTTGAGCTATCCAAACATGGAGCGGATTGGGCAGATACTGGGGCATCCGCGGTATGACGGCGTGCGCTGCATTGTGGTGTCGGATGGTGAGCGGATACTGGGGCTCGGCGATCAGGGTGCGGGTGGGATGGGGATTCCGATTGGGAAGCTGGCGCTTTATACGGCGCTGGCCGGGATCCATCCGCTGCAGTGTCTGCCGGTGTTTCTGGATGTGGGGACGGACAATGCGGAGCGGATCAATGACCCGCTGTATCTGGGGTGGAAAGAGCCGCGCGTGCGTGGGGCGAAGTACGACGAGTTCGTTGACCGCTTTGTGCAGGTGGTGAAGAAGCGCTGGCCGCATGTGCTGCTGCAGTGGGAAGATTTTGCAGGGACGAATGCGGCGAAGCTGCTGGGGCGGTATCGCGATGTGCTGCCTAGTTTTAATGACGATATTCAGGGGACGGCCGCGGTGGCGGTGGCGACGGTGCTGGCTGCGGTGAATGCGACCGGCGTGCCGCTGACCGAGCAACGGTTTGCGGTGCTCGGTTTCGGGTCGGCGGGGTTGGGGATTGCGGGGCTGCTGACGCAGGCGCTGGTGAAGGCCGGGTTGAGTGAGGTCGAGGCGCGGCGGCGGTTCTGGGCTGTCGATAAAGATGGCCTGCTGGTGGAGTGGATGCCGAGTGTGCGGCTGGAGCAGGGTGGGTATACGCGGACGCATGTGGAGGTTGAAGGCTGGCAGCGAGACGGCGAAGGACGGATTGGGCTGCTGGAGGTGGTGGAGCGGGTGAAGCCGACGGTGCTGATTGGAGTTTCGGGGCAGCCGGGGGCGTTCAGTGAAGAGATTGTGCGGGCGATGGCTCGTGGCGTGGTGCGGCCAGTGGTGCTGCCGCTGTCGAATCCGACGAGCCGTTGCGAGGCGACGCCCGCGGATGTGATTGCGTGGAGCGAAGGCCGGGCGATTGTGGGTACGGGCAGTCCGTTTGCGCCGGTGGAGTATGAGGGGCGAACGATTGCGATTGCGCAGACGAACAACTCGTATATCTTTCCGGGGCTGGCGCTGGGGATTGTGCATGCTCGGACGAAGCGTGTGAGCGATGGGATGGTTATGGCCGCGGCGGAGGCGCTGGCGCGGCTGTCGCCGACGCGCGAGGATGCGAGTGGTGCGCTGCTGCCGCCGTTGGAGAGCCTGCGGAAGGTGTCGATGAGTGTGGCCGTGGCGGTGGGGCGGCAGGCGGCGCTGGAAGGGCTCGCGGCGGTTAAGGGCGAGGCGTTTGTGGAGTCGCTGCGCGCGGGGGTTTGGGAGCCGGTGTATCTGCCGTACAAGCGGCGGCGGTAGCGCAGTTAGACTTGGTGGACAACGGGCGGAGTTAACGATGCAGGTTTATGACGTGGTGGTGCTGGGCGCGGGCGCTGCGGGGATGATGTGTGCTTTCGAGGCCGGACGGCGCGGCAAGCGCGTGCTGCTGCTGGACCATGGCGATCGCGTGGGACGGAAGATATTGATCTCCGGTGGGGGGCGGTGCAACTTTACGAACATCCATGCGAAGGCGGAGAACTTTTTGAGTGAGAACCCGCACTTTGCGAAGTCCGCGCTGGCGGGGTTTACTCCTGCGGAGTTTGTGGCGCTGGTGGAGAAGCATGGGATCAAGTATCACGAGAAGACGCTGGGGCAGCTATTTTGTGATGACAGCGCACGGCAGATTGTGGCGATGCTGGAGAAGGAGTGCGCGGAGGCTGGGGTGGTGACGCGGTGCGGGGTGAGTGTGGGGGCGGTTCGAACCCATGTCTCGGAAGCGAGACATGGGGCACCCACGTTTGTGGTGGAGACCAGCACGGGGAGCTTTGAGTGCGGCGCGGTGGTGGTGGCGACGGGTGGGTTGTCGATTCCGAAGATGGGCGCGACGGCGTTTGGGTATGAGCTGGCGAAGCAGTTTGGGCATAACGTGATTGAGCCGCGCGCGGGGCTGGTTCCGCTGGTGTTTGGTGTGAAAGACCATGAGCGCTGGTGCGACCTGGCGGGAGTGGCGTTCGATGTGGTGGCCAGGGCGGAGATGCAAACGCAAAGGATGCTACGAGGCGCGAAGGTGCCGAACTTCAAAGAGCGGTTGTTGATTACACATCGTGGGGTGAGTGGGCCGGCGGTGCTGCAGGCGTCGTCGTACTGGAGGCCGGGAGGGACGGTGGTGTTTGATGTTGCGCCGGGTCAGGAAGTGCTGCGGCCGCTGCAGGCGCGGTCTTCGGGGCGTGATTGGGATGCTCTTTATGCGGCGCTGCGTGGTGTGCTGCCGCAGCGCATGGCGGAGCGATGGGTCCGTGCGCGCGCGGACGCGGGTGCGGGGGACTGGACGAATGCGGGGCTCGAACAGATGGAGCGCGAGCTGCATGCGTGGGCGGTGAAGCCGGATGGCAGTGAGGGGTTTGTGAAGGCGGAGGTGACGGTGGGTGGCGTTGATACGAATGAATTGGACGCGCGCACGATGGAGAGCAAGCGCGTGCCGGGGCTGTACTTTATCGGCGAGGTGGTGGATGTGACCGGGTGGCTGGGTGGGTACAACTTTCAGTGGGCGTGGGCGAGTGGGGTGGCGGCGGGGAGAGCTTTAGGACATGGGGAATAGGGAATGGGGAATAGGGAGTAGAAAGGCGGTTGACCGCCTGCTACTTACTGCACGGTGAGGGTTAATGGGACGGTGTGGGTGAGGCCGTCGACGGAGCCGCTGACGATGAGGGCGTAGGTGCCGGGTGGTGTGGGGTTGGATGAGCCGGGACCGCCACTGCCGCCTGTGGGGGGGATGATGCGGTTGGCGCCGCAGCCCGTCAGCGCGGTCAGTGATGCGAGAGTGAGTGCAGCGCAGAGGGTGAGTGTGTGCCGTGTGCGGCTGCGCAGGAAGAGCGGCAGAGCTAGTGGAAGCAGCAGCGCGAGGTAGATATCGTTGGAGTGGGCTTGCGGTGCGAGTGCGGCGACTGCGATGTCGGTGACGACGGTGACGGTGAAAGGTATCGTTGTGCCGAGCTGCGCGTTGGGTGGTGCGACCGTGCAGGTGCTGTTGGTGGGGGCTCCGGTGCAGCTGAGTGCGACGCTGCCGGTGAGCGAGGCGATTGAGCTGAGCTGCATCGTGTATACGTTGGAGGAGCCCGCGGTAATGGTGGCTGAGGTTGCATTGGTGGGCGTGATGGCGAAGTCGATACCGGTGCCGGTGAGCGCGACGGACCGCGTGGCCGGGGTGGCGTTTGTGGTGAGCGTGAGAGCGCCTGTAACCGCTCCTGCTGTGGTGGGCGCGAAGAGGACGGTGTAGGTGCAGGCTCCGGCGGGTGCGAGTGTTGTGGTGCAGGAGGTCTTTGCGATGGTGAAGCCGGGGGAGATGGAGGTGTTCGCGATGGAGAGTGGCTGACCGCCGTTGTTGGTGAGGGTGACGGTCTGCGGTTGCGAGACGAGCGAGACGCCGATGTTTGAGAAAGCGAGGGTGACAGGGGTGAGTGAGACTCCCGGTGGTGCGATGCCGGTGCCGTTGAGGGTGACGGTCTGGGAGTGGAACTGGTCCGCGATGGTGAGCGTGGCGGTGCGTGGGCCGGTGGCGGTCGGTGTGAAGGTGACGCTGATGGCGCAGGTGGAGCTGGCGGCGAGGGAGTTGCCGCAGCTGTTGACGATGGCGAAGTCTCCTGCGGAAACCGAAGGAGAGATGAGGGTGAGGGCTACTCCGCCAGAGTTTGTGAGCGTGACCTGCTGCGCGGGGCTGGTGGTGTTGAGCTGCTGCTGCGCGAAGGTGAGCGCGTTGGTGGAGAGGGTGTCGGTGGCGGGGGCGTTGCCGATGCCGGTGAGCGAGGCGGTCTGCGTTCCGGCGGAGTCGGTGAGCGAGAGCGTTGCGGTGCGGGTGCCGGATGTGGTGGGAGTGAAGGTGATGGCGACGGCGCAGGCGGTGCCCGGTTGCAGCGTGGTGGTGCAGCTGTTGCCGGTGATGGTGAAGTCGGCTGCATCTGCGCCTGTGATGATGGGAGTTTGCAGGGTTGCGGTGGTGCCGCCGGTGTTGGCGATGTTGATGAACTGTGCGGGGTCGGACTGGTTGACGACGATGGCGGCGAAGGTGAGCGCCGTGGGCGTGAAGAGGACAGTGGGTGCTGTCGTGCCCGTTCCGGTGAGAGCGACGGTGGCCTGGCCGGTGGGGATGTTGGCGTAGATCGTAAGCTGGCCGGTGCGCGTGCCGGTGGTGCTGGGAGCGAAGGTGAGGGTGACGGTGCATTGAGAGCCGACGGCAAGTGTTTGCCCGGCGCAGGTGTCGGTTTCGGTGAAGTCGCCGGTGATGGCGAGTGTGGTGAGGATGGCTGGGGCGTTGCCACTGCTGGTGACGGTGAGTGTCTGTGATGCGGACTGTGTGGAGACCTGGGTTGCGGGGAAGGTGAAGCTGGTGGCTGAGAGTGTGAGCGCAGGCACGAGTGGCGAGGTTGCGGTGAGCAGCGGTGTCTGCCAGATGCCTCGGCCGTAGGTGGCGGCGCGCAACATGCCGAGTTGGCCAGTGCTAGTGGGCAGGTTGGCGGCGGCTTCGAGAGAGATCACGGGTGCGTTGGGCAGACCGGTGCCGAGGAGGCTCCAACAGTTGGTGGTGGGGCCGCAGGTTGTGATGGCCTGCGTGACGTAGACGCCGGTGTCGAGTGCGATGTAGACCGTGTTGGCGTCGTTGGGATCGACGGCGAGGCTGTTGGCGGGTGCGTCGGGCAGGTTGGCAGAGAGGTTGAGCCAGTGTGCGCCGAAGTCGGTGGAGCGGTAGAGGTGCGGGTAGCCGAAGCCCATGACGGTGGCGTAGACGGTGGCGCCGGTGGGGTCGTGCGGATCGACGGCGAGAGAGGAGATGTCGAAGCCGCCCGGGTTGAAGAGGTTGGTGTCGGAGGTGTCGTTGGTGACGGGTGAGAGTGCGGCGTCTGTCCACGTGGGCGTGGTGTTGGCATTGGCGGTGACGAAGATGTGGCCGGCGAGGGTGCTGCCGCCGTCGAGTGAGCCGCTTAGGCCTGCGTAGAGGACTGCGGAGCCGGAGAGTTGGGTGGCGCTGCTGGAGTTGCTGGGCCCACCGGCCGCGAGCGAGCGGATGAGGGGGCTGGAAGCGGTGCAGGGTGTCGCATTGTTATTGGGCGCGTCGCTGCCGTTGAGTGCGGTGCTGATGGCGTTGGTGGTGGACCAGGTTGCGCCGGAGGCTGCGGGGCCTCGCCAGACGCGGCAGGTGGCGGTGATGAGGTTGCTGGTGAGGGCGGGGTCGAGCAGCGAGGGCGGGTCGAGCAGGCTGGCGTCGTAGGCTACTTGCGCGGGACCTATTGTGGCGGGCGGGACGAAGTTGGCGGCGGTGCAGTCGCTGCCGAGCGTGCATTGTGCGAGGTTGACACCTGCGCCGATGGTGAGCGTCCAGTTGGTGGGCGTTGCGGGATCGAGGAGCGCGGTACCGCCTTCGCCAGCGGAGAGTTGCGGCCAGCCAGCCTGTGAGCTGACGGTGCTCGTTGCGGCGGAGCCGTTGGCGCCGAGGCCGGCGAGCAGGGTGTTGGGGTCGGTGGGGTGCTGGGCGAAGGAGACGACCTGGGCGAGTGAGCCGCTGAAGGTTTGGTTGAGGTTGTCGAAGTGGGTGCTGTCGGTGGCGGAGCAGACGGAGCCGGTTTCGGCGACGCCGTCGAGTGAGCGCCAGAGGCCGCCGTCGTTGCCGAGGTAGAGGATGGGTGTGCCGGTGGCGAGGGCGACTGCCGCGAGTGCGTGTTGCGCTGGCGCGACGGCGGCGGGCGCGTTGCAGCCATCGAGCGCGTTCGTGGTGTTGTGCAGCGTGCAGGTGCTGGCGTCCGCGGCCATGGAGCAACGGTATAGGTCGGTGGTGCCGACGAATAGCAGCGTGCCATTGGCGGCGGCGGGTGCGGCGCTGAGTGCCAGGTCGTAGCTGCCCTGTGCGATCTGCGTGGTGCCGGTCATGTCGAGTGCGCCGTTGTCGATGCGTGTGGCGAAGGTGGGTGCGGGCGTGGAGCAGGTGCCGGAAGCGGCGAGGCAGAGGTCCTGCCAGAGGCCCAGGTCGTTGTTGCTGGCATCGACGGTGAGGGCGTAGAGGTCGCCGGTGGCCGGCTGTGCTGTGATAACTCCGCGAAAGATAGGGCAGGATGCGCTGCCGAGTCCGTTGGTGCCGACGGGACAGTTGGCGGTGGTGAGCGCGATGCCGGGCTGGGCGAGCAGGCGCGTCCAGGTGGCGCCGTCGGGCGAGCTGTAGTAGCCGTGATTGCGGACGGCGGCGTAGAAGCGCTGGCGGAGCGCGTCCCATACGACGGAGGTGGCGGGGTTGCCGACCTGGCCGGTGCCGAGCGGTTGTGGCTGTTGCACGATGGTTGCGCCGTCGTAGATCGTGGCCATCTGCCAGGTCGCACCGGCGTCGGTGGAGTAGTAGAGGCCGGGGATGGAGGTGGTGTTGGTGGCGGCGACGATGGTTGATTGCGGCGAGGTGCTGAAGGCGGCGACGGCGAGGGTGGGCGTCGTGGTGGAGAAGGCCAGGCCCGCGGTGGCGAGGCCCGCGAAGGAGTGGTTGCCGTTGACGCCGTCGTGCGAGCCGGGGATGAGCGTCCAGGTTGCGCCGTTGTTGGTGGAGCGGAGGATGCCGAGGCCGTAGTAGGAGTCGGTGGCGTCGTTGGGGTCGCCTGTGCCTGCGAGGAGGACGGGGTTGGATTGTGGCTGCACGGCGAGAGCGCCGATGGAGAGCGTCGCTGCTGTGTCCGTGAGTGGTGCGAAGGTTGCGGCGCTGAGTGAGCCGGCGGCGTTGGTGGAGCGCCAGACGCCTCCGCCGGTGGTGCCGACGTAGAGTGTGTTGCCGGTGGTGTCGTTGGGGTCGGCGGCGAGCGCGGTGATGCGGCCGGTGAGATTGCCGAAGGTGAGCGAGTCGATCGACGACGGGCCGAGCGGCTGCCAGGCGGCGGTGAGGCTTACGGGCTGGCTGGCTGCTTGCGGCATCGCGGTGCTCTGTTTACGCGCGTTGAGAAGCGCGGCGGCTGCGCTGACATTGGGACTGGCTGTGGTGCGCTGGGCGAGGAAGCGTTCGGCGCGCTGCTGCTGCGCGAGTGAGAGCGGTGCTGTCGCGAGCAGCGAGAGCAGGGTGAAGGCACGGAGTTGGGGGCTCGCGAAACGGCTCTGCGGCAAGCTGGGTCCTGATAATTCAACGGCAAGTTCCGCACCCATAGTAGGGTTTATCGGATCCAGCCGGCGTAGAGATGAGGGTTCCTGCGCTGGATTCTATAAGAATGCGCCGCGGTGTGGAAGCAGCACTACATTCCTATGGCGATGAAGGCGCAGATGGCGGCGGCGGCGAGAGCGACGACGCGGAGACGGTGGAGCGTGTCCCACTTGCCGTGGTCGCGCTTGGACTGCTCGGAGATAGCGCCTTCGAGCTGCATCATGCGGTTGTTGATGGGCACGAGGATGAGGACGGTCATCAGGATGGTGAGAGCCCAGAGTGTTACGGCGGTGTAAAGCAGTGCGGCGTTTGGTTGTTGACGGCGGAAGACGCTTTCCGTGATGAGCAGCAGCAGGTTGAAGCCGTACCAGAACGGCATGGCGCCGCCGAGGCGCTTTGCGAAGTCACGCATGAGATGCGCCTGCGTGAGCGGGTCGAGACGGTCGAGGATGGGGTTGATGAAGACGGAGACGCAGAACTCAACGCCGATGAGCATGCCGATGGAGAGTGTGGTGATGAGGTCGAGGATGAACATGCGCGCTCCTTCTTCTGCGGTTAGATACGCGGAGAAGCGCCGCCGGTTCCCTTGATGGACCGGATTTCAGCAGCGGATGATGTTGGGGGCGGTGAGGCCGCGGGTGGCGTTGCGGGTGTCGATGAAGAGCTTGCTGGCGGCGACAAGAGCGGGGATGTCGTAGGCGCTGTGGTCGGTGGCGAGCAGGACACAGTCGAAGGTGGGGACTTCGGTGAGCGGCGTGGAGGCGGTCTGCAAGGCGTAGTGGCGCCCGATGCCGACCTGCGGGAAGTAGGGGTCGTTGTAGGCGACGTGCGCGCCAGCGTGCTGCAGCAGGCCGAAGAGCGTGAGCGCGGGGGACTCGCGCAGGTCGTCGACGTCGCGCTTGTAGGCGATGCCGAGGATGAGGACGCGTTTGCCTTCGAGGGAGCCTAGTGCCTTGCGGATGGTTTCGACGACGAAGGCGGGCATGGACTCGTTCACTTCGCCGGCGAGCTCGATAAAGCGCGTGGGCTGATTGAACTGCTTGGCGCGCCAACTGAGGTAGAAAGGGTCGACGGGGATGCAGTGGCCGCCGATGCCGGGGCCGGGATAGAAGGGTTGAAAGCCGAAGGGCTTGGTGGAGGCCGCGTCGATGACCTCCCAGATGTCGATGCCCATGGCGAGGCAGAGCTGCTTGAGCTCATTGACGAGGGCGATGTTGACGCTGCGGTAGATGTTCTCGAGCAGCTTGGTCATCTCGGCTGCGTCGGGTGAGGACATGGAGACGGTGCGGTCGAAGATGGCGCCGTAGAGCGCAGCGGCGGCTGCGGTGGCGGTGGGGCTGGTGCCGCCGACTACCTTGGGAATGGCGTGGCGTGGCGTTGTGGTGTTGCCGGGGTCTTCGCGCTCGGGGCTGAAGGCGAGAAGGCAGTGGGTAGACAGTGGTGCGGAGACACTAGAGTCTCCGGCCGAGATGACAGCTTCTTTTGCCGTCTCGCGGTGCACCGGTGTTGGGCCGAGACGTTCGAGGATGGGTAGGACGAGCTCGGTGGTGGTGCCGGGATAGGTGGTGGATTCGAGGACGATGAGCTGGCCGGGATGCGTGTGCGGTGCGACGGCTTCGACGGTGCTCTGCACGTAGCTGAGGTCGGGCTCATGCTCGTGCTCCGTGCCCACGCCGAGCGGTGTGGGCACGCAGATGAGGACTGCGTCGCAGTCCTGGAGGAGAGCGAAGTCCGTGGTGGCGGTGAAGCCTGCGGCGCGCGCGGCAGCGATGTCGGCTGATGGGATACGGTGGATGTAGCTGATGCCGTCGTTGAGGCTGCCGACCTTCTTCTGGTCGATGTCGAAGCCGGTGACGTGGAAGCCGGCTTCGCTGAAGAGCAGCGTGAGCGGCAGGCCCACATAGCCGAGG carries:
- a CDS encoding heme-degrading domain-containing protein yields the protein MSDTAALANDLALIAQQEALLQFPSFNADTAWQLGSLLRSKLIERKAGGSIEIDLAGHILFSCTTPGATPGQADWIRRKRNVVRRFARSSYAIGRQLEHDGQTLEARHGLALTDYATHGGGFPLVLRALNPSEPASGLVGSIILSGLPQRDDHGLVVAAIAELLHIDAPTLL
- a CDS encoding DUF1772 domain-containing protein; this encodes MFILDLITTLSIGMLIGVEFCVSVFINPILDRLDPLTQAHLMRDFAKRLGGAMPFWYGFNLLLLITESVFRRQQPNAALLYTAVTLWALTILMTVLILVPINNRMMQLEGAISEQSKRDHGKWDTLHRLRVVALAAAAICAFIAIGM
- a CDS encoding choice-of-anchor D domain-containing protein, coding for MPQSRFASPQLRAFTLLSLLATAPLSLAQQQRAERFLAQRTTASPNVSAAAALLNARKQSTAMPQAASQPVSLTAAWQPLGPSSIDSLTFGNLTGRITALAADPNDTTGNTLYVGTTGGGVWRSTNAAGSLSAATFAPLTDTAATLSIGALAVQPQSNPVLLAGTGDPNDATDSYYGLGILRSTNNGATWTLIPGSHDGVNGNHSFAGLATAGLAFSTTTPTLAVAAFSTSPQSTIVAATNTTSIPGLYYSTDAGATWQMATIYDGATIVQQPQPLGTGQVGNPATSVVWDALRQRFYAAVRNHGYYSSPDGATWTRLLAQPGIALTTANCPVGTNGLGSASCPIFRGVITAQPATGDLYALTVDASNNDLGLWQDLCLAASGTCSTPAPTFATRIDNGALDMTGTTQIAQGSYDLALSAAPAAANGTLLFVGTTDLYRCSMAADASTCTLHNTTNALDGCNAPAAVAPAQHALAAVALATGTPILYLGNDGGLWRSLDGVAETGSVCSATDSTHFDNLNQTFSGSLAQVVSFAQHPTDPNTLLAGLGANGSAATSTVSSQAGWPQLSAGEGGTALLDPATPTNWTLTIGAGVNLAQCTLGSDCTAANFVPPATIGPAQVAYDASLLDPPSLLDPALTSNLITATCRVWRGPAASGATWSTTNAISTALNGSDAPNNNATPCTASSPLIRSLAAGGPSNSSSATQLSGSAVLYAGLSGSLDGGSTLAGHIFVTANANTTPTWTDAALSPVTNDTSDTNLFNPGGFDISSLAVDPHDPTGATVYATVMGFGYPHLYRSTDFGAHWLNLSANLPDAPANSLAVDPNDANTVYIALDTGVYVTQAITTCGPTTNCWSLLGTGLPNAPVISLEAAANLPTSTGQLGMLRAATYGRGIWQTPLLTATSPLVPALTLSATSFTFPATQVSTQSASQTLTVTSSGNAPAILTTLAITGDFTETDTCAGQTLAVGSQCTVTLTFAPSTTGTRTGQLTIYANIPTGQATVALTGTGTTAPTVLFTPTALTFAAIVVNQSDPAQFINIANTGGTTATLQTPIITGADAADFTITGNSCTTTLQPGTACAVAITFTPTTSGTRTATLSLTDSAGTQTASLTGIGNAPATDTLSTNALTFAQQQLNTTSPAQQVTLTNSGGVALTLISPSVSAGDFAIVNSCGNSLAASSTCAISVTFTPTATGPRTATLTIADQFHSQTVTLNGTGIAPPGVSLTPVTLAFSNIGVSLVSQPQTVTLTNNGGQPLSIANTSISPGFTIAKTSCTTTLAPAGACTYTVLFAPTTAGAVTGALTLTTNATPATRSVALTGTGIDFAITPTNATSATITAGSSNVYTMQLSSIASLTGSVALSCTGAPTNSTCTVAPPNAQLGTTIPFTVTVVTDIAVAALAPQAHSNDIYLALLLPLALPLFLRSRTRHTLTLCAALTLASLTALTGCGANRIIPPTGGSGGPGSSNPTPPGTYALIVSGSVDGLTHTVPLTLTVQ
- a CDS encoding NAD(P)/FAD-dependent oxidoreductase, which gives rise to MQVYDVVVLGAGAAGMMCAFEAGRRGKRVLLLDHGDRVGRKILISGGGRCNFTNIHAKAENFLSENPHFAKSALAGFTPAEFVALVEKHGIKYHEKTLGQLFCDDSARQIVAMLEKECAEAGVVTRCGVSVGAVRTHVSEARHGAPTFVVETSTGSFECGAVVVATGGLSIPKMGATAFGYELAKQFGHNVIEPRAGLVPLVFGVKDHERWCDLAGVAFDVVARAEMQTQRMLRGAKVPNFKERLLITHRGVSGPAVLQASSYWRPGGTVVFDVAPGQEVLRPLQARSSGRDWDALYAALRGVLPQRMAERWVRARADAGAGDWTNAGLEQMERELHAWAVKPDGSEGFVKAEVTVGGVDTNELDARTMESKRVPGLYFIGEVVDVTGWLGGYNFQWAWASGVAAGRALGHGE
- the msrA gene encoding peptide-methionine (S)-S-oxide reductase MsrA, which gives rise to MQLRRVLPLFAFAAIVLTAAAVITTAASAKPKAPIPAPTTDVPLATAHGTQTAVFAGGCFWGTQAVFERVKGVTKTVVGYSGGTANTATYDAVTTETTGHAESVEVTYDPAVITYGTLLRIFFSVAHDPTQLNRQGNDVGTSYRSVIFYANDDQHRLATAYIAQLDAAHVFHGRIVTQVTPLKAFYRAEEYHQDYALKNPGNPYIQVCDRPKIDDLKAEFPDLFVNYKGSRD
- a CDS encoding NAD-dependent malic enzyme, whose translation is MARQRANPEFVETSLTGLGLLGTPIFNKGTAFPESERDEFSLHGLLPPQVGTLDQQVARRMKAFRAIAPADDQSHDAQFARYTFMRDLQDVNETLFYALITRNIAEMLPVVYTPSVGVGCERFSEIWRKPRGVFLSYPNMERIGQILGHPRYDGVRCIVVSDGERILGLGDQGAGGMGIPIGKLALYTALAGIHPLQCLPVFLDVGTDNAERINDPLYLGWKEPRVRGAKYDEFVDRFVQVVKKRWPHVLLQWEDFAGTNAAKLLGRYRDVLPSFNDDIQGTAAVAVATVLAAVNATGVPLTEQRFAVLGFGSAGLGIAGLLTQALVKAGLSEVEARRRFWAVDKDGLLVEWMPSVRLEQGGYTRTHVEVEGWQRDGEGRIGLLEVVERVKPTVLIGVSGQPGAFSEEIVRAMARGVVRPVVLPLSNPTSRCEATPADVIAWSEGRAIVGTGSPFAPVEYEGRTIAIAQTNNSYIFPGLALGIVHARTKRVSDGMVMAAAEALARLSPTREDASGALLPPLESLRKVSMSVAVAVGRQAALEGLAAVKGEAFVESLRAGVWEPVYLPYKRRR
- a CDS encoding nucleotide sugar dehydrogenase; translated protein: MARLHTLAEWIERVESRQTHIAIIGLGYVGLPLTLLFSEAGFHVTGFDIDQKKVGSLNDGISYIHRIPSADIAAARAAGFTATTDFALLQDCDAVLICVPTPLGVGTEHEHEPDLSYVQSTVEAVAPHTHPGQLIVLESTTYPGTTTELVLPILERLGPTPVHRETAKEAVISAGDSSVSAPLSTHCLLAFSPEREDPGNTTTPRHAIPKVVGGTSPTATAAAAALYGAIFDRTVSMSSPDAAEMTKLLENIYRSVNIALVNELKQLCLAMGIDIWEVIDAASTKPFGFQPFYPGPGIGGHCIPVDPFYLSWRAKQFNQPTRFIELAGEVNESMPAFVVETIRKALGSLEGKRVLILGIAYKRDVDDLRESPALTLFGLLQHAGAHVAYNDPYFPQVGIGRHYALQTASTPLTEVPTFDCVLLATDHSAYDIPALVAASKLFIDTRNATRGLTAPNIIRC